Within the Miscanthus floridulus cultivar M001 chromosome 2, ASM1932011v1, whole genome shotgun sequence genome, the region TCAAATAAGTCATTGTTCGTTACAGCAACAACAATATATCCTTTTAGTCCCAAGAAAGTTGGGGtacgctagagttgaaacccaatatGATTCACCAGcaaaaagggaaaagaaagagaaatataTACAAGGCATCAATAACGATATTATTGGGGGATCTAAAGCTTGTTCATGgtttaggcacgtgaatagctgctTTCCTTGTACTCCTATCCAAGGGCAATTATTTGTGTATATAATTGTTCGTTAAATCTTAGTAGATTTAGTCAATCAAGTAGATATGTCTACTGTATACTTGTATATGGGTGCAATCATGTGAACTTTCCGTGCAAACTCCTGGCTGTCGCATGTCCCAAATATTCACTCTTAACTCCAATTGATCATTTCCTACCTTATATTCTTGATTACTCTTACAAGTTGCTGAAACATTATTGGTCAATTTTCTTCTGCAGAAGACTTCCTTTGTATTAGATCCATCTTTGTCATTGAAGGCTCCGTATTGGTGTGCATTGAGGACCTAGATCAGTTTGGTGGTATCCCTTATGATTCAAATCCCCCATACTTTTCTCTTGATGCATCTTGTTCTATTAGCAATATCCGAGAAGTGGTAAGTAGCAATTTGTTTTTTGCAATTCCAAATTCTCTGGTCCACTACATGATAATTTGCAACATTGTTATTTTCATATACCCTTTCTTAACTCCGTCAATTAAAATCATATATGTTGTTTAATATCTAATATGCACACCATCTTCTGTTTAGCAGAAATGACTTTTCTAAGACAGTCGCTAAACTAGAACAATCTCTTATGGTTCCAGTTCTGTCTTGATTAACTTTGTACTTAGGAATGATAGCTTTCTGACTTTCTCGCTATTATGTACTGTGTTTTGAAAAGAATGTAACTTTTCGCCATAGATTGCTACTCAAATTATCAACTATTACAAGGGTCTTGTATTGCTGCTCTTACCTGCCCAATCACTATCGAAATTGAAGGGGGGAAACTACAGAATATTTTAGTCCATTGTAGCTCATAAGCTGGTGGGCATGAAGTCATTCAAGCAAGCTCATTGATAATTGCCTGTAATATGTGAAAATTATCCTCtcaaaaaatatatgaaaattatgGTAAACTTGTCAAACAGATGCAAATATGCAATCAGGACGGCCATATGGTTAgaaggaaaaaacaaagaaaaaaaaaggtgttTCTGGGGACATCATAGAGACGAATCATGTTTTGGGGGATAGGCGCAATGTCACTTCTATTGAATGAAAGCAActgtatattttttttgcattttgctCAGAAAAAAAGAAATAACTTGTTCGGGAAGAACATAGATGACAAAGTTAGGTGTCATGGAGCTGATAGTGGCAAGCATAGATTTTATATCCAACACGGTTAGTGGATCTTCTGTTACAATAGAGGTCAAGGAATAACATGGTTTTTTGCTAGCTGTTGCCTACTACCTTAATGAGTTTATCTTGAAATCTTATAGTTCTGATGTTAGCCCTTGTCATATTCATGGCATGGGCAAAGGGTGCTTGTGCTTCTTGTTTTGTTTATTGCCCCACAAATTGTGCGAGGTCATTGAAAAAGCTGATATTGTTTACAATGTGTACCTTCAGGTCATGGATCAGCGCAACGACAAATGTTTGACATTGATTTTGGATAGTCGTAGGCAAGGAGAGTTTGACGATAGCATCCAAAATCCTCAAAACAAGCAGTCTGATGAAATCGGCACAGTACATACATGGAAACTTAAGTGGTTCTCTGAAGAAGCATCTCTGAAGTTTATTTCTGTACTTAAGGCTCTATACTCGACAGCAGCAGCTTCGTCTTTACCTGTAAAGTGTATATCCTGATAATGTCGGTTATTATAGTTCTACAGTGATTTCATTCATTCTTTTGGGGTTTGTATATGTAGCTGTTAATCTGTACAGTTTGATAGTTAGGTTCTAGGTTTGTGTTTCCTGTATTCTTTGTAGTTATTTATTAGATGGTTTTCCCAGCCTGAAGTTGTACAGAACAGAGCGAGTAGGAGTGTAAATGAATGGGGTTGCAGTTTTGGCAGCGGGCGGAAAGTTTGTTCAGAACCTCTTGCGGTGGGTATTGTCGCAACGATGGTTTGATCAGGAATTCACGGAACAGACTGCGAAGAAACACAGTTTGGCAGCTACGCTTAACAGGCCATAGGATAGGACTGGTACTACCCATGATGAACAATGGGACTCACATGCTGAAACTACAATTACCTGTCGGATCTACTTAGTACCTTCACACTTCTACTCGTTACACTTCTGTGTCTAATTTGCTACCGTTATTCATCATCGCCAGCATGTGAAGCCGTGACGGGATCGGCGGCAGCCCAACATCAGCAACACCTTCCAGCTGCTGCACGACGAGTCCCATAGTCGGCCGGTCGCCTTCTTCATCCTGGATGCACCAGCACGCTACCTTGCAGACCCTCTCAAGCTCCTTCACGTTGGCATCACCGGCGATCTTCTCGTCTAGCAGGCCGACCAAGTCACCCGCGTGCAACCTGACGGCGGCGTGCACTGGGAAGTACACAGCGGAGATGGGCCCCGCCTCCGAGGAGCCGTTGTTCCGGCAGCCCGAGACGAGCTCGAACAAGAGCAggccgaagctgtacacgtcggCCTTGGCGGTGACCGGCGCGCCAGCGAGCCACTCTGGCGCGAGATAACCTATCGTTCCCCGCATGGTGGTCAGAACGCGGCTGAAGTCGTGGCCGACAAGCTTGGCCATGCCGAAGTCCGCGAGCTTCGCGCCCAGCTCCTCATCAAGGAGGATGTTCTCCGGCTTGATGTCGCAGTGTATGATGCACTCCCGGCACTTCTCGTGCAAGTAAGACAGCCCCCTGGCCACGCCAACTGCGATGCCAAACCTCTGGCTCCAGCTCAAGACCTTGGAGCTCGAGCTGTTCTTGAACAGGTACGCGTCCAGCGAGCCGTTGGGCATGTAATCGTATACGAGCGCCTTCTTGTTCCCCTCGGAGCAGAAGCCGCGGAGGCGGACGAGGTTGATGTGGTGGATCATGCCGAGGGTGACGACCTCGGCGCGGAACTGCTTCTCGCCCTGCCGCAAGCCGTCGAGCCTCTTGACGGCCACGGGCGTCGTGTCGGGCAGAGTCCCCTTGTACACCGAGCCGAAGCTGCCGCTGCCGAGCTTCTCCGTGAAATCCCGCGTCGCCGCTTTCACGGCCTGGTAGTCGAACAGCAGCAGCGAGCCCTGCACCGCCGTCACCTTGCCCTTCCCCCGCCGCTTCCGCAAAACCACCGCCACTGCGACAACGATTATGAGGCCCGCCAGGAGTAGGACCACGCCAGACACTGAGCTGCAAAGGATCACCATTGACTTCCTCCAAGAATGATGCGCCGCAGGCGGTGGCACCTCCGAGGCTGCGACACGGACGTGAAGAACAACAGACCCCGCGATGCCTTGATCGCCAGGGAGTGTCTTCAGGTTGACGAGCTCGCCGTTCCACACCAAGCACCTCGCTGCGTCGTAGGCGTAGGCAGTGCAGGAGCAGTCTCTTAGGCAGGAGAGAGCACACGTCTTGTCGCTCCGGGCTCTGGCCGTCTCTGCCGAGCCGCCCGGAAGCTCCACGGCGTACGGCAGCTTGAGGAAGCCGTCGTTGGGACAATCCAGTTTGGTCCGCCTCACGCACCCTGCGGCCGTGTTCCCCAGCTTCCACTCCCCCCGTGACCGCGGCGCGAAGGCCGCGGGACACTCGCACATGGCGCTGGAGGTGTTGCTGCACACACCGAAGGGCCCGCAGGAACCGTAGACGTCGCACCCGTCGTGGGGCTCGGTGCAGAAGAGGATCCACTTCCCTGCCTCCGGGCTCCACTGCCGCCGCTGCATCTGCCCGTTCACTTCCAGCACGAAGTTGCCGATGCCCGGTACCCGGTTCTTGTAGCTGAAGAAGTTCACGCTGGCGTTGGGTGCGTACGGGACGCCGTCGAAGTAGCCCGACCGCATCTCCGGCACGTTCTCGAAGACCTCGCCGTCCCACACGCCGGTCGTCCAGTACTGGTGCGTGCCGCCGGCGAGCAGATCAAACTTGGCCTGCCCGCGCGGGTCGATCTCCATGGAGAAGGCGCCGGGCGCCGGGTTCTCCGAGTCGGTCCACGACGTGAGGAAGCTGTGCACGCCGCGGGCCCTGTCGTAGCCGAGCCGAGCCCCGGGGAGCCACGTGTCCGTGGGGTGGTCGAAGCTCTGCCACGCCACGGACGCcgacgccgtcgccgtcgcgttGCTCCGCACCACGAGGTTGCCGTCATCCTGGAGCGTGGCGACGGTGGTGCGCGGCGGCGACGGGGAGGACGCGTTGGACGACCACAGCAGGGTGTTCGATGGCGTCGCGCGGAGGAGGAGCTCGCCGCGGTCGCTCAGAGTGAAGCGAGACGCCGACGGGTCAAGGATCGGGCGGTCCCGGTTCGCCACCCACACGACCGTTTGCTTGGAGACCTTCTTGAACCAGATGCCGATGTAGTGCTTCTTGGACTTGCCCGGGGAGAAGAGGCCGAGCTCGAAGTTGCCGCCCTTGGAGACCAGCGTCTGGTTCCATGGGAGAGACTGGCCCAAGGTGAGCGTGTCCGTCGTTGCTCCGCTTATTTGGAGGTCCACGCTGGAGAAGAGCAGGAAAACGAGGATGAGCATGGTGGCTTGCATTAGCTCCTACTTCTTGAGCTAAGGATTGTTGGTCTTCGTTTGTTGTTTCAGATACAAGAAAAGGATCAGGCCGAGGCAATTATATACTGCGTCGCGCCACGCGTGTCCGTGCGGCCATTCAAAATAATTGTTTTTGTCTGTCCGTAGGACCCTTCGATTCCGTCACTTGGGATGTTGATGAAACTTGAGACGAAATCACGGGCCGGAACATAGAAAATCGTCATTCAAAATTCAAACTGCCTCCCACTATTTTgtaagagttaaatgcatcagaGGCCCTCGAACTTATAAGCATGTGTCATATAGGTCTATAAACTtgaaaaatgcatttttaggACCATAAACTTGTTAAATGGTACACCGTAGGCCCATGCCAGCCATGTGGCATTTTTTGGCTGACGTGCCATGTTCGAGTGGCATGTTTTTTTCTCTTAAAAATAGGCACCCCGCACCTCTCTCACCTCCCATGGCCCTGCGTACGCTCGTCGGTCTCATCTGGTGGCTCGTCCGGTGGCTCGGCGCGCTCCTTCTCTGGCGGTGTCGGGCGTCTGCTCTAGTGGCTCGGCGCGCTACTCCTCGATCCGGCGTCGTCGGACTTATGCTCCAGCGGCTCAGTGCGCTCCTCctccgtcgtcgtcatcgtcgtctacATGGCGTCCAGTAGATGGACTCTGGTTTGGCGTCCTACGGCGGCTGCCCATCATATCTTCCCTGGAAGACTCCCGTGGCTGCGGTGGCACGGTGCTCCTGAAATCTTGCAGCGCATCCTCTCCGTGCAGCTAGAGCGTTGTTGGAAAACTGAGGGTTTTCAGCAGGTGGGGTACGGAAGGCCTTCGCCCGGGCGGGTGCTCTGGGCGAAAGTATGTAAAATGAAAGGTGGGCCCAAGCTCACTTAGGGTCTCATTAATGTATTCACCAACCTCCTTTatatagtgtcggtgtttcggaccggggatcctcaaccaactagtgaatttatcctgcgtgttcccgattccggatggtgatgcaaagagacacaaggtttatactggttcgggcaattcaggccctacgtccagtctgggagatgggtcttgtattccttgcaccgaaatgcttgttgtagggggttacaagctaggtgagagagggagctagtcccagatctcggcggggagtgatgcgggctgcttgagatgttTCTCTCAAGCGGCAAGGTAGTgcgcgtgttacagagtgttgttcCTCGTGAGAACCTCTCCCCCCAGAaatagcccaagtcctttccttttatagtttgaagggaggacaaggacagtacatgtgctaactatacggcgtcatgcgaacagaggcggcgtgtccgagccctgtagcctgttcctgtggcggcgtagtcggcggagtggtccgtccttggagcactggggcggcgtgctggtcacatccgatcctgtgcgtcatgggagctctagggctgcctcggagtgggtgcggcggtc harbors:
- the LOC136535417 gene encoding G-type lectin S-receptor-like serine/threonine-protein kinase At2g19130, whose translation is MLILVFLLFSSVDLQISGATTDTLTLGQSLPWNQTLVSKGGNFELGLFSPGKSKKHYIGIWFKKVSKQTVVWVANRDRPILDPSASRFTLSDRGELLLRATPSNTLLWSSNASSPSPPRTTVATLQDDGNLVVRSNATATASASVAWQSFDHPTDTWLPGARLGYDRARGVHSFLTSWTDSENPAPGAFSMEIDPRGQAKFDLLAGGTHQYWTTGVWDGEVFENVPEMRSGYFDGVPYAPNASVNFFSYKNRVPGIGNFVLEVNGQMQRRQWSPEAGKWILFCTEPHDGCDVYGSCGPFGVCSNTSSAMCECPAAFAPRSRGEWKLGNTAAGCVRRTKLDCPNDGFLKLPYAVELPGGSAETARARSDKTCALSCLRDCSCTAYAYDAARCLVWNGELVNLKTLPGDQGIAGSVVLHVRVAASEVPPPAAHHSWRKSMVILCSSVSGVVLLLAGLIIVVAVAVVLRKRRGKGKVTAVQGSLLLFDYQAVKAATRDFTEKLGSGSFGSVYKGTLPDTTPVAVKRLDGLRQGEKQFRAEVVTLGMIHHINLVRLRGFCSEGNKKALVYDYMPNGSLDAYLFKNSSSSKVLSWSQRFGIAVGVARGLSYLHEKCRECIIHCDIKPENILLDEELGAKLADFGMAKLVGHDFSRVLTTMRGTIGYLAPEWLAGAPVTAKADVYSFGLLLFELVSGCRNNGSSEAGPISAVYFPVHAAVRLHAGDLVGLLDEKIAGDANVKELERVCKVACWCIQDEEGDRPTMGLVVQQLEGVADVGLPPIPSRLHMLAMMNNGSKLDTEV